One genomic region from Drosophila busckii strain San Diego stock center, stock number 13000-0081.31 chromosome 3R, ASM1175060v1, whole genome shotgun sequence encodes:
- the LOC108601984 gene encoding beclin 1-associated autophagy-related key regulator, whose product MANSSSSDESSKAPDNFQLSSSSTNDDEEDIDACDGAGYNTNTKKLSSSNVRVKKSKSDGVCTGLRCPLCCKQQRRLHCRNCVKNGNFTHSAAEKAESLTEKQQRYINLQAGLKTYSKRYEQLIQQHKSNENRMIAIRAKREQLQLLRQLIGSTTDRLQQLSMQRDELHQANEEKRKTLPKYPNNVKMLEDYVIDRSMRIDKLRQQHTALLDSIKQAARRDIQQLVAYIFPIKEVVLRDEQQRKVCAERSEEAETIAALADAKNTSYIRGKWVFHGSGISEVQYRIVGPSLPANGDYTAYLDWLSDNKDDGAAANEITPSRLEAYRILGALTYTAQLTQLLSFYLNVRLPNKIAYGDFCLKLLTEEQFLRKVCRINNNIMYLAYTQQVKVRALNEQHTLENILAILDPERSNLGRFGHVDVSNAPLMRSVDSLLIGIETATESESEDEGSLRQDWEALSASQPELSESQIMPTVTQQSTIALAANRITSLLGWRIK is encoded by the exons acaacacaaacacaaagaaACTGAGCAGCAGTAATGTGCGCGTAAAGAAATCTAAAAGTGATGGCGTATGTACAGGATTGCGTTGTCCGCTATGTTGTAAGCAACAGCGACGCCTGCACTGTCGCAATTGCGTTAAAAATGGCAACTTTACACATAGTGCAGCAGAAAAAGCAGAAAG tTTGACGGAGAAGCAGCAACGCTATATAAATCTACAGGCGGGACTGAAGACATATAGCAAACGTTATGAACAGCTGAtacagcagcacaaaagcaatgaaaatcGCATGATTGCTATCAGAGCCAAGCGAGAGCAGCTGCAGTTATTGCGTCAGCTAATTGGTAGCACCACAGATCGCTTGCAGCAGCTAAGCATGCAACGGGACGAGCTGCATCAGGCAAATGAGGAGAAACGCAAGACCTTACCCAAATATCCCAACAATGTCAAAATGCTGGAAGACTATGTGATTGATCGTTCCATGCGTATTGATAAACTGCGCCAGCAGCATACAGCGCTGCTGGACAGCATCAAGCAGGCAGCGCGTCGTGATATTCAACAATTGGTGGCATACATCTTTCCCATAAAGGAGGTTGTGCTGCGGGATGAGCAACAGCGCAAGGTGTGCGCTGAGCGCTCTGAAGAGGCAGAAACAATTGCAGCGCTTGCCGATGCTAAGAACACCTCGTATATACGCGGCAAGTGGGTGTTCCATGGCAGCGGCATTAGCGAGGTGCAATATCGAATTGTGGGTCCATCGCTGCCCGCCAATGGCGACTACACAGCCTATCTGGACTGGCTGTCGGATAATAAGGATGAtggtgcagctgcaaatgagATTACGCCCAGTCGGTTGGAGGCATATCGTATCTTGGGCGCACTTACCTATACAGCGCAGCTGACGCAGTtgcttagcttttatttaaatgtgcgACTGCCAAATAAAATTGCGTACGGCGACTTTTGCCTAAAGCTGCTCACCGAGGAGCAATTTTTGCGCAAGGTTTGCcgcattaacaacaacatcatgTACCTGGCCTACACTCAGCAGGTGAAAGTGCGAGCTCTGAACGAGCAGCATACACTTGAGAATATACTGGCTATTCTGGATCCAGAACGCAGCAACTTGGGACGCTTTGGTCATGTGGATGTAAGCAATGCGCCGCTTATGCGATCTGTAGATTCACTACTTATAGGCATTGAAACAGCTACAGAGTCGGAATCTGAAG ATGAAGGTTCGTTGCGCCAGGACTGGGAGGCCTTAAGTGCATCACAACCAGAGCTAAGCGAATCCCAGATAATGCCAACTGTGACGCAACAATCTACTATAGCATTGGCAGCTAATCGCATAACCTCCTTGCTGGGCTGGAGAATCAAGTAA